The following DNA comes from Ascaphus truei isolate aAscTru1 chromosome 1, aAscTru1.hap1, whole genome shotgun sequence.
gaagctgaagacgtaggggatacctttgcttcagtgcaggaaagcaggaagctgaagacgtaggggatacttttgcttcagcacaggagaacaagcggaagcttgtggcagaacaggtgacatccagtaaggactatgctcggcagggagcattgtgggaacacagtacttaaaggccagcgagccaatccccggcggggggtgtgaaggtactgctccaatgagtaaaTGCaaatctaggttgcagtgataggctgcacagctgtagtagataccagagggagtgtgtggcagtattgctttggtgagtgaatccaggctgcagtaaatatcagagggagtgtgtggcagcaTAGCTTTGGTGAGAGAATccagactgcagtaaataacagaagaaatgttccaggactgcaccttTCTGCAAGGTGAGGCAAACcataaaccgcggagcggattccttacagtgtgtgacctttggcccgttactccgcctcaggccaatgagaggtgtgcgggggcgggcgggccaagggagccatctcattggcctgaggcggagtgacgggccaaagctccaatgcgatttcccctagggacagtggacagacagacaggcatacagtggtttcagaaatatatatatatagtgttaacAATTATGATTTTCTTTATCTCTATCTTctgatgttaccatggtaaccggtagactgcactgggctgtagggagagctccattttaacctcccagatacTTAATATGCTAAACATATCTCCTGAAATGAACATCACATTTTAAATATAGAAAACGTATTgcaaagggcaagaagagatctcttgAACTAAAAAAGTAAATGTTgagcagactgctgctttaaccctttgggtgccccaagaCATGTCACTATATCATGGGGTCTGGCATTGCAGGGGATCAATGACGTAGTGACTACATCATGTGCAAAGAAAGTTTGTTTTTTCAGGTTAGATCATGTGCTGTGTTCCTAGGCCACGCAGGATATGGTCTGCAGTGAAGGGTCACCGTGGTTTGTCTCCGACACTCAAGGGATTAATGTTCAACAGCACATATTGGTGTTTCAAGTGTAGCCAGGaatcccctgggctactaatcctCTAACACGTAAGTCCTGGTGCAGCGCAGGCAGTGATAGAGTTACATCTGCCAATACTTGCtacagtaaacaactcccttgagtgacaggcagggccgccaacagcgggggagaaagggtactgggcgccagttaattagatacattttttaaaaaaagggaaaaaaaatgatggcgattaccccgcggtcccggtgcgcatgcgcaggtcccggcacgcatgcgcagggcccgctccccccccgctcccaatgtgggatggagggggaagtaacagctcCTCCTGCGAtggcccctccccccgctcccaacgtgggatggagggggaagtaccagctcctcctgcggcctgcttccccccgcggccagcttcccgcgctccCCCCACGTCCAGATTCCCACACTCCCccagagcccacctcccgtggcccccCACCTGAGCCCACCTCCCGCTTCCCCAAGCTGCCGCggtgatatcgggggcaggaggggaaagagtccggcggcaaactgcacccacccggtcaaggtaagtcactgtcacccacccagtcactgtctcactgtcacccagtcactgtcacccagtcacagtctcccacccacccagtgtctcccacccagtcactgtcacccagtcagtgtctcccacccacccagtcagtgtctaaCGTCACTGTCATCCAAGAGCACTGTCATCcatccacccatccagtcactgtcatccatccacccacccagtcactgtcacccatccacccagtcactatcatccacccacccagccagtcactgtcattcacccacccactgtcattcacccacccaccgtcattcacccacccaccgaccgtcattcacccaccgtcaatcacccacccaccatcattcacccaccgtcattcacccaactgtcattcacccacccagtcatccacccacccactcagccacccagacaggcagtcacatgtcttttgatgaaaatataaaaattaacaggttgcattgtaatgtttttttctatatcacaataagaaaacagttaagtaaaagttgcgtgctaaaagatatttttttgtggttggtgcgtatgggttcggggggggggggggtactttatgggttcgggggggcctgctcctttcatttatcccgggccccatgatttctgttggcggccctggtgacGGGGGGAGGTGGGCCTAAGGTCtgggtactgccctatcaggggctcagacctaggacacTCCCCTGGATACTAGAGGGGATGCAGCAAAAAATTATAGTCTGTTATGTGCagagttggaagtgtggagccggggctctggttcaccttccttccACTCCATCAGCGGTGTGGGACCAGCTACCCTATATTCCACCAGGGGATATGGAAGTcagggggttgagtccagggacaaaGAGAGCAGCAAGCTGCGAGGTGATCTTCTGCTGGCTTATGTAGGGTCCAGTGGAAGGGAGTCTCTTGTACTGAGAGAGTATGCTGTGATGTGTTGCTGTATACTGCTGTGAAGAAATAAACACCATGTTGCtgttatatactcctgcctgagactgcagtttcttcagggagggagtgaatgttttccacaggggactgcacctaTTCCTATAGGCTCtatgggaatggaggcgctgtaccagtgaGAAAGAACCACCCAGCACTGTAAGCCTGATCTATTAATCCTCAAACAACACCGGTGGATGCTCGGGGCCtttctgtgaaccaacaggtagcaccaTCACCAGGTAATTGCAGTGACTCTCCCTTGGggtggggggaacatgggttacacaaGAAAGCAATCCAATGTAAGAATGTCTTTTGCCATATACATTGGATTGCCACTTTTTATAATCTATTATATGCCCATAATGTCTTTGGCCCCACAGTTTAACTACAAAAAGACTCTCATACCATATAGTGCAGAATATACAATACATACTTAATCTAATATGGACCAATGAGCCTTCATAGAAAGGTAAATGATACCTTTTTAAATGATGCCTGGGCAATAAAGCAGAACTTAAATGGTGGTCAATACAATGTTACATTAATATAAAAGATTGTTTATAAAGGAAATACTTCATTTGAGCTGTAACACAGCTAATTATTAGCACCAAGGTTTCCATCTGTGCTCAAATGAGCAACTTTGGTGCCAGAAGTACTCTCAGCAACTCACAGTGAGAACTGGCTTTTATATTTGGAAGGGAGATTTAAATGTGAACTCATGTAGTCTATAGAGTCTCCTCTGTAATAAAAGACAGACCAAAATAGCCAAAAAGAAACAACGTATTGGTTTTATTGGTTTCCGTAGAAAGATTTAATCACTCTTAAGTATTAAACATCTTCTTTAAGGTGTGGGGAGCACAGATACATCATCAAACTCAAAAGACAATTGAGAAAAAGAAATATAGTGAAGTAGGTTTTATAACCATAACATTTGTGAAAATACAAGAAGATGCACTTGCATGGGGTAAATGCAAATACAGCATTTTGTATACTCCTAAAGCTGGAGCTAATTGATCTGTCTTCTTTCCTGGCTCTTTAGATATTGGTTCATAAATAAGATCAAAGCATATCCTGGTATAGTATGTAGCAGCAAAGGTATACTGTAGCAGCTTTACAAGGTATTCAACTCAAATTCGACAAGATTAAAGTGAATGTTTATGCAACAAACCTCAGACCTCAGCAAAGTAGCCTTCCCTGGCATCTGATGTTCCTCCTGGAAATGCTGATGCACAGATACTCCTCTACCGGGCGATCACCTCCAAGGGACTCAACGTGTTCTGCCAATTAGGCTTCAGCAGGAGTCATAATTGCTTTGTGGTTTCAAGTGGCTTTTTATATCAATGTCCTTAAACtcaataaagaaataaaagcaatatTGCTTGATATTATTTGTAAATGCATCAACTCACCCTACTTTACTATTGATCCCTATTGATTTTCTGTAACAGCGTCCTGCCTAGTTTTTatcagtgtatacacacacataggaaTTTTAGTTATTGCGACACTTCATACGCCGTGTAACGCTTGTAAATGCATACAATTTATACATTTATTCAAAATACAACTTCTaatacacaaaatactacagtaactCTATCAAAATACATTCTAAAATATTATACATAAATCATAAAATGTTATAAAGAGACACTTTCATTCCCCAAATtctaaaaatgcaaaaatacactGTACTTATTACCAAAATCTAATTGTACAGGTTATATATTAAGACTACACCTGGACAGAAATCAGGGTTAATCCCTTTCATTTAAGCAGCAGAGCAATATGGGAAGAAAATTAGTACATATtatcaataaaaatacaataactgACACGTCCTTAAAAGCGTTACTTCTAAGGCACATGTGCGACGGACTGGGAGATGGCTGCTTAAGCTGAGAGCTCCTCCGATCCCCAgcgcatttatataaataaataccagAAAAACCCACCCAAACTCAGCGCAAAATATACCCTCAGCAGCATTGAAGCGGCGGCTATGCCCATAACTCGGGCCACGACAAAAAGCACGAAGAGAAAGTCCCTGGATTTGAGATCCTATTTCTGGCACACAGAGCAAGTAAAGGCCAGGGACGAGAgggccatgtctgcaggggggagttCTGACACAGATTCCACGCAGGGCAGAGGAGACCCAGAGGAGGATGCGGGGATGCAGCCCGTCCTAAGGAAGGACATGACTAAGTTCCTAACGGAAATAAAAGACTTTTTCCGTAGTGAAATAGATGGGCTGCGCAAGGACATACAGGGCATAGGAGAACGCACCCACGAATTGGAGCAGCAGATGATGTCTCTATGGAGTGTCACCAGCACACGGGACAAGAATTAAATCACATAAAACAAAGGCTGCTCGAGCTGGAAGAGAAGCAAGAGGACGGAGAAAACAGGGACAGAAGGAACAATCTCCGGCTGAGAGGCATACCTGAGGAGGTCACGGACATCGAGGACTTTGTGGAGAGGTGGATGGAGTCCCTGCTGCCAGATAAGTCCCCTTCTGAGCTCCAACTGGACAGATGTCACCGTGCCTTGCGAGCGAAACCTCTTCCCAACAATCCCCCACGTGATGTCATCCTGCGCATtcactattttaaaataaaagaggcgctTAGTAAAATCACAAGGGCATCCCCCACCCTCCAATTCGAGGGAGTGAAGCTGGCTGTTTAccaggacatctcccccactACTCTACACAGACGACAGGCACTACAGCCCCTTACAAAAAtactgagagagaggggcatACGTTATAGGTGGGTTTTTCCCTTTGGACTCCTCGTCATTAAGGATGGCAAAGCCCGCACCATAAGGCATCTTGAGGAGGGGGCAGCACTCCTGCAATCCTTAGGAGTTGGGGACAAGCTCCCGCAGCAATCAGAGCAGCGCCCGATTGCAGAAACCTCCTGGACACGAGTGAGCAGGGCGGCCGAGAACAGGAAgaccaacaataaaaacaaaccctAAGGTCGGGAGGGGAGATTGGACTGGATATTACCCCCTAGTTATACCCCCGATTCTCCTAGAGGACACGTTGCCCCCTAGAAGTGACAGTTATTGGCTAtagagactaagggcctcatgcagtaagcgtcgattaagtgaaatcggcaagcttaccgattagtcatgttattggcgatttttcctctccgtatgcagtaagtgccgaatacattcaaaatcaacccgaaaacaaatccgcccactctcacgatgattatccgatcacacacaggtgtatcggcgtgcgtggcggggtgctgataggttgcccaatcacaaatcttgctgaatcaggcgaaacaagcatgttttggattgcgcgccatatttaaaggcaacgtgtactgctaatcattctctgtgttgttgggagtgagagagagagagacgcacagagctggctgattgaacatttgcatattgacggagagacttgttgtgtattgggtgagctttgtccattgttgttttgtttacatctttgtcttgttttatatgtggaagtgtttcgtgtgattggctgtacattagttgtctgttttttgtgagtgctggaagtatgcccgcaaagcgtgggaagagtgatgctggtgggagtgggagtgctactcgtgcgagtacgcgtcggagtgaacgtactgttcaggggagtgatgttgctggtgcaccgagtggtgttgctgggagtgggagtgctgttgctgggagtgggagtgctgttgctgggagtgggagtgctgttgctgggagtgctgttgctgtgagtgggagtgctgttgctgtgagtgggagtgctgttgctgggagtgggagtgttgttgctgggagtgggagtgctgttgctgggagtgggagtgctggtgctaggagtgggagtgctggtgctaggagtgggagtgctggtgctaggagtgggagtgctggtgctgtgagtgctgctggtggcgcagttgctgatggggtgtctggtggtggcgtgcttgctggtggccagcttttggaggctcttccattggaagaaggagaatccagtcagcaccagccaagctctgaccctaaacctgctcggaagaaacgtgtggagaagccacgtaatcctcgcttcaatgaccaggaaaatacagctcttgtcactggcattctggagcactatgacagtatatatggacatttactaggtaagtgtacctttacatttattattcaaatacatgtgatcctaggtcatctgagttttgttcatatgcaaatatgggttcagaatatctttctatgttaattagtctggaaacacagctttttatcatgccttacaaggacaactaaacacaggcggtcaatttgccataactgcatacaatatgaatgcaaccttgcttacatgtataggtttagtagtgaatgctcatgtgcttcacatattacacataaaacagcatgtttgctatctcttggaacagctagcagtgtaggaaactggtgcttctattattaatcatttacctcatatattttatatgtttttcaagggcggacaagttcagcaagcagaaaagaaatgtgggacacaatagtcattggtgtcaatgcgtgtgggaatcatgtgagggacaagcggaattgtcacaagagatttgatgatattaggtccaaattgaaaaagaaaatacaacaccaacgtgtgcatgctactggcactggaggtgggccgacaccacaacgtctcatattaagtccattggaggagctgcttcgggcaaaattacttcccgtcgtcgtggaaggcttacctggtgaccgtgatataggaatttacccctcacaatttccaccaggtgagaaatattactgtactaggcgtgtcgttgcttacagttattttgcatagttacactgctttttatactgtcttcacaatataagcatacctgcatctatatatgtatatgtctgattctgtatatatatatatatctaaatagacatatatgttgtagtcctactaaaagcagtaactaatatagcacgtgccattgcgtgctcatttacatgtgaattcccaaaatgcattgctgcagtggaagcaattgatggtgggcgaagatggggaacaacagggtagtacacatgtgtaacacatgttaatcagaaattattactagctacaggtacagaacagaaatatgtagaatattattgtgtattttatttattttactccgacaaacatgacattactgcctattttaagcatgcatcaaatatattgcatgcaacggcctacaaacatcacttgcactaacacatctatagttgtttatgaaaaggtccatttttgctttaactcatatacagacagcataatgaggcacacgtatcatattttatgtcattgttttcataacttaaaaactgcacacgactatttagctcatctaccattgtgttaaagcagctgcaattaatatctcatcacagcatacacttcaacagagggggtggggttcagcacacacactaattgcagcctcattttagggtcaacttagttcacaccattttcacctgtttcaagtaattgaaaggtgtggctgattaggctttttggggaagggaataccgttcttacaacctgactagcacaactgaagttaatcacactcatttgaaagcttcactttagctactaaatgccccaacaactcattacttatcaaagcgtacgtcacacattagttcactcatatctatagttgaactactactatcaacgacacattatcacacactgcatgtgttgtcttgtttagtcacagccacattcatgtgtgccacatcttatattaatgtaccacacatatcctctaccaaaaacaacactttttgcaatatgaccaccttcatgataaccattgtgaatggtcatctcatgatagttatgtacattatgatactgatatcactacacaacatatgatttttatgtacaaattttatctatttatcctcacgcattactgcaggaacatagtatgttttatgttagggaactcaaaagttctaagtacacaggcatgtacattgttattacaactatttatgttcactttcacacacacattttgggttaaggaaattatgctgttaggtactcataaatacagaacatacaataactgtttgttcaatatttacacatgtaaatgtaaaacttatgttattgttatatatagttgcccctgaaggacatgtgtcacctgagactgaacaagtgtcttcacctgggtcagccagctcaacacacctagaaggtgagtgtatcagttggtggccatataatatgtgctcttctatatgttatgttgtcatgttcattatttgttttgcacatcttctttaaataggattacttagtgtcagtgaaaatgaagtgtaaggcaacttgtattgtgttagtgatgttaactatcatgtaggagttgtgagtttacagcaagttttcagtcactcatatttcatactgagtccaaacattattcttaagtcaaggtagtttttaatgtgaggttataaaacgtatggaaacatgttagttgttacttatgacacagtacaattacatagtaacacagcagagattaacatgccatttaataatgtgtacatttatttgtagaacatgatgaagaggattttgatgatgatgatgatgatgatgatgccgccgccgccgccatagacacacaaatacaagcaagtgaccatgaagaggttccaattgaaactgttttaccgccaaatcgtccagcaaaaaccacatatgatgcaattgtagcttctgagggaaaaattgtggaagcagaaaatcgtcgccattctgacctgatgacagtgctggaaaggatgattgcactgcaggaagaaacagtttcacaattggcacatctccacagagtcttcattgaagtgcctaaacagttgcaaaaaatcaacacctcattcgaagcattagttgttcagcaaacagaagctaattactggagaatgactaatgtaccacaattcaacagctcacaggcaggatctgttcatgcaggtcagttttcaccacatgcttctgatattcattcaccaggcccaaatgttaccagtcaagtagcagacattgctgtgcaggttcctgacgacatcctaccgctgccatctgtacaaattcagcagctgacacctacaaaggaggccacaaaaagaaaacacaagcagttactactgaccagtttttggtcaaaaacaacaaaagacacacatgaaacagaccaaccatcacttgtgcagtgtctaccaacttgctcacatgtgtcagtgggcacaagccctgtccgtgaacagtcactacccaaaagccctgtaggtgagtcactacccaaaagccctgtaggtgaatcgctgcccaaaagccctgtaggtgaatcgctgcccaaaagccctgtaggtgagtcactggccacaagccctgtaggtgagtcactggccacaagccctgtaggtgaacagtcactacccaaaagccctgtaggtgagtcactgcccaaaagccctgtaggtgagtcactggccacaagccctgcccgtgaagtgccagaggccagtcaaagtggctctgttgtacctaaagttggtggcaaaagaaaaaggaaaattcaagagacaacaagcaggcctgttactcgctcgcaaaaagaacaaaaaaaatacattttaaaattcacaaaatatgtctttggccttgttttgttgacttcagattatctaattactattgtatgtatgctgaagactgtgttgtttccaaactttcaagtatgttcttgtacacgtgaatttttggaaatgttaacactcctaattaatgaatagtgttataaatattgatgtattaatcgtctgttcagtaatgctccaccaggagccagttgctaagtttagagaagctgccattgactttgcagcaaaacattgcatttgggtgtgttaattgatgtaatcattgcatgtgcatattattttcatgcaattataaaagcacctatttaactgcaaacatctttcttgtacgtgtacagcaggattttgtgttaaatattacttacctttggtggccattgtaatgttgtcctttaatcatttatgtgttcttgtttcaagaacatctctgaatttatactaaaatatatgtagtatgtattgatatatgcacacacacacacagacacacactgtgtgtgtgtgtgtgtatatatatagtactatctaaactggtatagatgtatttacaaaaaacatacacttcatgcttccttgtgaaaacacactattttaataatacaggcctaatgtttgacaactatactaagtgtgagcctctaacattattgggtgcaaacaaatgtttattacttaattcactcatgtttatcaccatttaaataggtttcatacaaggcctacttactgccatcaatatgttgtgtgtactcctgcaatataaaaaaaaaaaaaaaaaaatacattatatatatatatatatatatatatatatacacatatacacatatacacacacacacacacacacacacacacacacactatacatatagtacaatatacactatatatatatatatatttttatgagagagatatatttatatatatatatatatagatacacacgtatttaaactcatgcagacaggtagttaaccagactttcaaatacacacagaaatgtatgtgggaaaaaaacatttcattttgcaggtgtgtgtatttactgatatggctgtctaagcactattttcacacagtgctctttgttatttttctagaaaactcaatgttactgaaataagtgtaggaatgttttcacaaacgagataaaaaaatgatacatgtttttcccacattcgcctatcactaaccacaaaacttaacccaattaaaaggacacatccaattggcgtttgaaataaggagtaaaagtagttacttttgttgaccttgaaaacaaaacacaggaatttgttagccattgagcagaatcattttgatgagcaaagaagacagaactgcacacatcttttgtgctactctgacatggctgatgaattcgttaacaatatgaatccccttttagggtataagtacatggtttcagaagcaattttaaacagtcgcggacacaaagcaagcacacgccaaatctatgatttgattagagctaaatatccttattaccaagaccgtaggcatgcgcggaattttaattcctcaataagattcactttatcaactaatgacttttttgaacgtgtgcaggataagctagaacacacctatggtttctggaagattgcaaaggaaaagcattttaccctgaaagagggcacatatattgttgtgaaaggcatatttattcctaatgccaatagcaatggatccgctactactgttccgtgtgaattgatacctgctgcaatatctgcaccctccattcctgaaacccacattgtacaacaacaaaagtactatgattatgtaccaagcctttcagctgaaaatgcattggaatgggaacccgaagaaatgaacctacctcccgaccaattgtttgaagaaagcagtggcgattcctatgagcgcttcatggaggagatgtgtgtcatactggattcagcgggtgggtcaagcgtggatgaaaatgccttgcatttctggagcgaccagttgcagccagacgaagagttaattctagaagaatggtaaatataacaaccgttatgcgttgactgtgcgtttaaatgtttttttttttttttttttttaaccaccattttccctttcaatgcgtggatacagcgtaacattgcagactgcataacatgtagcgatcacaaagaaattgttgccgaatacaatatagtataacctgaaagagtagtacacattgttgacggaataaatatacgtactttcctatccctttaaccatattagcaacattttaacataactctaacacatacctgttttgttatcatgcaacatttaaaagcgggtccaccacgtatgacgtgggacccttgtcatggcccaaggcgtccttaaaaaggattacggatgtaagtcccgcccccaagcgacgtgcgcgcctcaaagcctattggctgtcatgttttgttatagtaacggtaactgcagtgtgtcatgtgtgcggctcagtgtttgtagccgtaaagtgggcgttagccgaatgttaattgagtgggaggagtgt
Coding sequences within:
- the LOC142468502 gene encoding uncharacterized protein LOC142468502 encodes the protein MWDTIVIGVNACGNHVRDKRNCHKRFDDIRSKLKKKIQHQRVHATGTGGGPTPQRLILSPLEELLRAKLLPVVVEGLPGDRDIGIYPSQFPPVAPEGHVSPETEQVSSPGSASSTHLEEHDEEDFDDDDDDDDAAAAAIDTQIQASDHEEVPIETVLPPNRPAKTTYDAIVASEGKIVEAENRRHSDLMTVLERMIALQEETVSQLAHLHRVFIEVPKQLQKINTSFEALVVQQTEANYWRMTNVPQFNSSQAGSVHAGQFSPHASDIHSPGPNVTSQVADIAVQVPDDILPLPSVQIQQLTPTKEATKRKHKQLLLTSFWSKTTKDTHETDQPSLVQCLPTCSHVSVGTSPVREQSLPKSPVGESLPKSPVGESLPKSPVGESLPKSPVGESLATSPVGESLATSPVGEQSLPKSPVGESLPKSPVGESLATSPAREVPEASQSGSVVPKVGGKRKRKIQETTSRPVTRSQKEQKKYILKFTKYVFGLVLLTSDYLITIVCMLKTVLFPNFQVCSCTREFLEMLTLLINE